Proteins found in one Arthrobacter pascens genomic segment:
- the sdhC gene encoding succinate dehydrogenase, cytochrome b556 subunit has protein sequence MPTKPAGTLYRGREGMWSWVGHRITGVVIFFFLLVHVLDTSLVRVSPEAYTAVIGTYKNPLMALGETGLVAAIVFHAFNGLRIIAVDFWKKGAKYQRQMLWAVLALWVVTMVAFSIRHLSLAFGGH, from the coding sequence GTGCCGACAAAACCAGCTGGCACCTTGTACCGCGGCCGTGAAGGCATGTGGTCCTGGGTAGGACACCGAATTACCGGTGTTGTGATTTTTTTCTTCTTGTTGGTCCATGTGCTGGACACCTCATTGGTGCGTGTGTCCCCCGAGGCCTACACGGCTGTTATCGGTACCTACAAGAATCCCCTGATGGCCCTGGGTGAAACGGGCCTTGTCGCCGCGATTGTGTTCCACGCCTTCAACGGCCTGCGCATCATCGCCGTGGATTTCTGGAAGAAGGGCGCAAAGTACCAGCGCCAGATGCTCTGGGCCGTCCTGGCGCTCTGGGTCGTCACCATGGTGGCCTTCTCCATCCGCCACCTGTCCCTCGCCTTCGGAGGTCACTAA
- a CDS encoding YihY/virulence factor BrkB family protein gives MDWGKARRSDGGPVASLMAMFQWLLARLNAFRPMRAWQHYNLQHGPLMSAGIGFRMFFSITGLLATGFSIAGLVLRGQPALLDMIISSVAQSAPGLLKVGGGEGLVDPQDLLNPEGLGWTAVIAAVVTIVTSLGWIAALRDGLRGVLQLPPLKTNPVVLKLRDAGTLLLLGVALVISAGASLIFGTAAGWVADFLQLDDAVAGPLTTLIKIGVPLGLNWATAVIMFRLAGSLKLSRRALLEGTILAAVGTTVLQVFSTELLAGAGRNPILAPFAIIIGLLIWFNLVSQVYLASAGWAVIREEDLKSIPAAHEKAGWGSRQVQPGKVPVDHDGSAAVTSRRRGIGRPRQR, from the coding sequence ATGGACTGGGGCAAGGCCAGAAGATCCGACGGCGGTCCGGTAGCCAGTCTGATGGCCATGTTCCAGTGGCTATTGGCCAGGCTTAATGCCTTCAGGCCGATGAGGGCATGGCAGCACTACAACCTCCAGCACGGCCCGCTCATGAGCGCCGGCATCGGTTTTAGAATGTTCTTTTCCATCACGGGCCTACTGGCCACCGGCTTCTCCATTGCAGGGCTGGTGCTGCGGGGCCAGCCTGCCCTTCTGGACATGATCATTAGCAGCGTGGCGCAGAGCGCGCCCGGACTGCTGAAGGTGGGCGGCGGCGAGGGCCTGGTTGATCCCCAGGACCTGCTGAACCCGGAAGGGCTGGGATGGACGGCGGTGATCGCCGCCGTGGTTACCATCGTCACCTCGCTGGGCTGGATTGCCGCCCTGCGCGACGGCCTCCGCGGCGTGCTGCAACTGCCGCCCCTGAAGACTAACCCCGTTGTGCTGAAACTCCGCGACGCCGGGACCCTGCTGCTGCTGGGCGTCGCCCTGGTGATCAGCGCGGGAGCCTCCCTCATCTTTGGCACAGCGGCAGGATGGGTCGCTGATTTCCTGCAGCTGGACGACGCCGTGGCGGGCCCGCTGACTACGCTGATCAAGATCGGTGTTCCGCTGGGCCTGAACTGGGCCACCGCAGTCATCATGTTCCGCCTGGCCGGCAGCCTCAAGCTGTCGCGGCGGGCACTCCTGGAGGGCACCATCCTCGCCGCGGTGGGGACCACCGTACTCCAGGTCTTCAGCACGGAACTGCTGGCGGGTGCGGGACGGAACCCCATCCTTGCCCCGTTCGCCATCATCATCGGGCTGCTGATCTGGTTCAACCTGGTCAGCCAGGTCTACCTGGCCTCCGCCGGCTGGGCCGTTATCCGCGAGGAAGACCTCAAAAGCATTCCCGCAGCCCACGAAAAAGCAGGCTGGGGGTCCCGGCAGGTGCAGCCCGGCAAGGTCCCGGTGGACCACGACGGTTCCGCCGCGGTTACTTCCCGGCGTCGAGGTATTGGTCGGCCCAGGCAGAGATGA
- a CDS encoding succinate dehydrogenase hydrophobic membrane anchor subunit has product MTATIQPPRSGKISSGKISPQYRRTGGSRGNFEMLAWLFMRLSGVVLVVLIFGHLFVNLMVGEGIHAIDFGFVAGKWADPFWQVWDLAMLWLAMLHGTNGVRTIINDYAEKDSTRLWLKIVLYAATTVIIVLGTLVIFTFNPCPVVDGVPLPGGFCPAA; this is encoded by the coding sequence ATGACTGCAACCATCCAGCCCCCGCGCAGCGGAAAAATCAGCAGCGGAAAGATCTCCCCGCAGTACCGCCGCACCGGTGGATCCAGGGGCAACTTCGAGATGCTGGCCTGGCTGTTCATGCGCCTGTCCGGCGTCGTGCTGGTGGTGCTCATCTTCGGCCACCTTTTTGTGAACCTCATGGTGGGCGAAGGCATCCACGCCATCGACTTCGGCTTTGTGGCCGGCAAGTGGGCCGACCCGTTCTGGCAGGTCTGGGATCTGGCCATGCTGTGGCTGGCCATGCTCCATGGCACCAACGGCGTGCGCACCATCATCAACGACTACGCCGAGAAGGACTCCACGCGTCTCTGGCTCAAGATCGTCCTCTATGCGGCCACCACCGTGATCATCGTCCTGGGCACCTTGGTGATCTTCACCTTCAACCCGTGCCCCGTGGTGGACGGTGTTCCGCTGCCCGGCGGCTTCTGCCCGGCTGCGTAA
- a CDS encoding succinate dehydrogenase iron-sulfur subunit, translating into MSAELAEPASKIELPAHVGGGGEIPTFDITLRVRRYNPEVSEDATWDDFKLTMYGTDRVLDALHKVKWEMDGSVSFRRSCAHGVCGSDAMRINGRNRLACKTLLKDLDTSKPITVEPIKGLPVEKDLIVDMEPFFQSFREVMPFLINKGHEPTKERLQSAEDRERFDDTTKCILCAACTSSCPVFWTDGQYFGPAAIVNAHRFIFDSRDDAGDMRLEILNDKEGVWRCRTTFNCSEACPRGIQVTQAIAEVKQAILSRKI; encoded by the coding sequence ATGTCCGCTGAACTTGCTGAGCCAGCCTCAAAGATTGAGCTGCCTGCCCACGTTGGAGGCGGCGGCGAAATCCCCACCTTCGACATCACCCTGCGCGTCCGCCGCTACAACCCGGAAGTTTCCGAGGACGCCACGTGGGATGACTTCAAGCTGACCATGTACGGCACAGACCGTGTCCTGGACGCCCTGCACAAGGTCAAGTGGGAGATGGACGGCAGTGTCTCCTTCCGCCGCTCCTGCGCCCACGGCGTCTGTGGCTCCGATGCCATGCGCATCAACGGCCGCAACCGCCTCGCCTGCAAGACCCTCCTCAAGGACCTGGACACATCCAAGCCCATCACCGTTGAGCCCATCAAGGGCCTGCCGGTGGAGAAGGACCTCATTGTGGACATGGAACCGTTCTTCCAGTCCTTCCGCGAAGTCATGCCGTTCCTGATCAACAAGGGCCACGAACCCACCAAGGAACGCCTGCAGTCCGCCGAGGACCGTGAGCGCTTCGACGACACCACCAAGTGCATCCTCTGCGCCGCGTGCACGTCGTCCTGCCCCGTGTTCTGGACCGACGGCCAGTACTTCGGGCCCGCCGCGATCGTGAATGCCCACCGCTTCATTTTCGATTCACGTGACGACGCCGGCGACATGCGCCTGGAGATCCTCAACGACAAGGAAGGCGTGTGGCGCTGCCGCACCACCTTCAACTGCTCTGAAGCATGCCCCCGCGGCATCCAGGTGACGCAGGCAATCGCCGAGGTCAAGCAGGCAATCCTTTCCCGCAAGATCTAG
- a CDS encoding NADP-dependent oxidoreductase has translation MSTTAALPTSTREIRLASRPAGRPAPENFRLAESTLPELAEGQILVRNRYISVDPYMRGRMNDVKSYSAPFALDAALDGGALGEVIASRADGRKVGDAVVHQLGWREFAVLDASATTVARTDLAPASAFLGAMGMTGLTAYAGLLKVAEFKPGDAVFVSGAAGAVGSLVGQIAKAMGASRVIGSAGTPGKVARLLELGFDAAFNYRDAPVRDQLKAAAGGNGIDVYFDNVGGDHLEAALAELNVGGRVAMCGAISQYNATEATPAPRNLMLAIGKQLTLRGFLVGGQRQHSVEFAERMSTWLGDGSVRYDETVVDGLENAPQAFMDLLDGANTGKMLVRL, from the coding sequence ATGAGCACAACTGCCGCACTGCCAACGTCAACCCGCGAGATCCGCCTCGCGTCCCGCCCCGCAGGGCGTCCGGCCCCGGAGAACTTCCGGCTGGCCGAGTCGACACTGCCCGAACTCGCGGAGGGCCAGATCCTGGTCCGCAACCGCTATATCTCCGTTGACCCGTACATGCGGGGACGCATGAACGACGTCAAGTCCTACTCAGCGCCGTTTGCGCTGGATGCAGCGCTCGACGGCGGGGCCCTGGGTGAGGTCATCGCGTCCAGGGCCGACGGACGCAAGGTGGGGGACGCCGTCGTCCATCAACTCGGCTGGCGCGAATTCGCCGTCCTGGATGCCAGCGCCACCACGGTTGCCCGGACGGACCTTGCGCCGGCATCTGCATTCCTGGGGGCGATGGGCATGACCGGGTTGACGGCTTACGCCGGGCTGCTCAAGGTTGCAGAGTTCAAGCCGGGCGATGCTGTGTTTGTCTCCGGCGCGGCTGGTGCCGTGGGCTCGCTGGTGGGCCAGATTGCCAAGGCCATGGGTGCGTCCCGCGTGATTGGCAGTGCCGGAACACCCGGGAAAGTGGCCCGGCTGCTGGAGCTTGGCTTCGATGCTGCCTTCAACTACCGCGACGCCCCGGTCAGGGATCAGCTCAAGGCTGCTGCCGGCGGCAACGGGATCGACGTCTACTTCGACAACGTGGGCGGTGACCACCTCGAGGCGGCCCTCGCCGAACTTAACGTGGGCGGCCGGGTGGCCATGTGCGGTGCCATCTCCCAGTACAACGCCACCGAGGCAACGCCCGCGCCGCGGAACCTCATGCTGGCGATCGGCAAGCAGCTGACCCTTCGCGGCTTCCTGGTGGGGGGCCAGCGCCAGCACAGTGTGGAGTTTGCAGAAAGGATGTCGACCTGGCTCGGCGACGGTTCGGTCCGCTATGACGAGACGGTGGTGGACGGACTTGAGAACGCACCGCAGGCGTTTATGGACCTCCTGGACGGTGCAAACACGGGCAAAATGCTGGTGCGGCTCTAA
- a CDS encoding 2'-5' RNA ligase family protein has product MPATSNVSNGMSVGVILGFPPAIAEELQQWRASFGDPMAGVIPAHITLVTTTPTQDWEATRAHVREVARRQAPFMITIAGTGTFRPVSPVVFINVEEGFGACVDLHEKLQTGPLQRDLPFSYHPHVTIAHDVAPESLDEAETVLKDYRATFPVVSMGLYEHDADGIWQLREELDFGTETENDAGTWSANADADGATASH; this is encoded by the coding sequence ATGCCGGCCACCAGCAATGTCAGCAACGGAATGAGTGTAGGTGTCATTCTGGGATTCCCTCCGGCCATCGCCGAGGAACTCCAGCAATGGCGGGCTTCCTTCGGGGACCCCATGGCCGGGGTTATTCCCGCCCACATCACACTGGTCACCACCACGCCCACCCAGGACTGGGAGGCAACGCGGGCGCACGTCCGTGAGGTGGCCCGCAGGCAGGCCCCTTTTATGATCACCATCGCAGGAACAGGAACGTTCCGGCCGGTGTCGCCGGTGGTCTTCATCAACGTGGAGGAGGGCTTCGGAGCCTGCGTGGACCTCCACGAGAAACTCCAGACCGGTCCGCTCCAGCGGGACCTGCCTTTTTCGTACCATCCGCATGTCACCATCGCCCACGATGTTGCCCCGGAAAGCCTTGACGAAGCCGAAACGGTGCTCAAGGACTATAGGGCAACCTTCCCAGTGGTTAGCATGGGACTTTACGAGCACGATGCCGATGGCATTTGGCAGCTACGGGAAGAGCTGGACTTTGGGACCGAAACCGAAAACGACGCCGGGACCTGGTCCGCGAACGCCGACGCAGACGGAGCCACCGCTTCCCACTGA
- a CDS encoding amidohydrolase — protein sequence MRNYTTEAEPTALVGPWLEPLLPELIDFRRDLHAHPELSFKEFRTTDKVVERLEAAGLAPRRLEGTGLTVDIGEGPIATALRGDIDALPIIEETGLQFASKNHGVTHACGHDIHTATMLGVALILQRMHLESPLTGTVRIIFQPAEETMPGGALSCIEQGVLDGVPRILALHCDPRIDVGRIGTRIGAITSASDTIRIELSGRGGHTSRPHLTEDLVFALAQIAVNVPAVLSRRVDVRSGVSVVWGHISAGSAPNAIPGTGFMAGTMRCLDRDAWKDAGELLDEVVHQVAAPYGVDVRLEHTRGVPPVVNSEHETALIEAAARAEISEGAVVLTPQSMGGEDFAWFLAERPGAMMRLGTKTPGGEEYDLHRGDYVVDERALGFGIQVLTAAALRTIRDL from the coding sequence GTGCGTAATTACACTACTGAAGCTGAGCCCACCGCGTTGGTGGGGCCATGGCTGGAGCCGCTCCTTCCGGAACTGATCGACTTCCGCAGGGACCTGCATGCGCACCCTGAGCTTTCCTTCAAGGAATTCCGCACCACCGACAAGGTGGTGGAGCGGCTCGAGGCGGCGGGCCTCGCCCCCCGCAGGCTTGAGGGCACCGGCCTTACGGTGGACATCGGCGAGGGGCCCATTGCCACGGCCCTCCGCGGCGACATTGACGCCTTGCCCATCATTGAAGAGACCGGTCTTCAGTTCGCCTCGAAGAACCACGGCGTCACGCATGCCTGCGGCCATGACATCCACACCGCCACCATGCTTGGTGTGGCATTGATCCTCCAGCGTATGCACTTGGAATCCCCCCTGACCGGCACCGTCCGGATCATTTTCCAGCCTGCCGAGGAGACAATGCCCGGCGGTGCGCTGTCCTGCATCGAACAAGGCGTCCTGGACGGTGTGCCCCGCATCCTGGCGCTGCACTGCGATCCAAGGATCGACGTCGGACGCATCGGTACACGCATCGGCGCTATCACGTCTGCCTCGGACACCATCAGGATCGAACTGAGCGGCCGTGGCGGGCATACTTCCCGTCCGCATCTCACGGAGGACCTGGTGTTCGCCCTGGCGCAGATCGCCGTGAATGTTCCGGCCGTACTGTCACGCCGGGTGGATGTCCGCAGCGGCGTCTCCGTGGTGTGGGGCCATATCTCCGCCGGATCGGCACCAAATGCCATTCCCGGCACCGGTTTCATGGCCGGGACCATGCGCTGCCTGGACCGCGATGCCTGGAAAGACGCCGGCGAACTCCTGGACGAAGTGGTACATCAGGTGGCCGCGCCCTACGGTGTGGACGTCCGCCTGGAGCACACCAGGGGAGTCCCGCCCGTGGTCAACTCGGAGCACGAGACCGCCCTGATCGAGGCCGCTGCCCGGGCCGAGATCAGCGAAGGCGCCGTGGTGCTCACGCCACAGTCCATGGGCGGGGAGGACTTCGCCTGGTTCCTGGCCGAACGTCCCGGGGCCATGATGCGCCTCGGCACCAAGACACCAGGCGGCGAAGAGTACGACCTGCATCGTGGCGACTACGTCGTGGATGAACGTGCCCTCGGATTCGGCATCCAGGTGCTCACGGCAGCAGCCCTTCGAACCATCCGCGACCTCTAA
- a CDS encoding organic hydroperoxide resistance protein — protein MKTLYTAEALASGEGRDGNARTQDGKLDVSLASPVELGGDGQGTNPEQLFAAGYAACFHSALRLVGRKEGADLTDSAVAARIHFGALDGGEGYGLAAELEIAVPALDLATAEALVAKAHRICPYSNATRGNIAVDIKILEFAA, from the coding sequence GTGAAGACTCTTTATACTGCCGAGGCACTGGCATCCGGCGAAGGCCGTGACGGCAATGCGCGCACCCAGGATGGAAAGCTGGATGTCTCCCTCGCCAGCCCGGTGGAGCTGGGCGGCGACGGCCAGGGCACCAACCCGGAGCAGCTCTTTGCTGCCGGCTACGCAGCCTGCTTCCACTCCGCCCTTCGCCTCGTCGGGCGCAAGGAAGGCGCCGACCTCACAGACTCGGCCGTCGCTGCCCGCATCCACTTCGGCGCCCTGGATGGCGGTGAAGGCTACGGACTTGCCGCTGAACTTGAGATCGCCGTCCCCGCCCTGGACCTTGCCACTGCGGAAGCCCTGGTGGCCAAAGCACACCGGATCTGCCCCTACTCCAACGCGACGCGCGGCAACATCGCAGTTGACATCAAGATCCTGGAGTTCGCAGCATGA
- a CDS encoding MarR family winged helix-turn-helix transcriptional regulator produces MTEAPRLDRQVCFALYSASRAATAVYRPMLEELGLTYPQYLVMLVLWENEPRGVKEVGEELGLDSGTLSPLLKRLEALGMVERRRSGEDERRVAIHLTSAGRALSSRATGIPKHLADAAGLSADELEQLRATLAKLTAALHGPH; encoded by the coding sequence ATGACTGAAGCCCCCCGCCTCGACCGACAGGTGTGCTTTGCCCTCTACTCGGCCTCGCGCGCGGCAACAGCGGTGTACCGGCCCATGCTCGAAGAGCTGGGTCTGACGTACCCGCAGTACCTCGTGATGTTGGTCCTGTGGGAAAACGAGCCGCGGGGCGTCAAGGAAGTTGGGGAGGAGCTGGGCCTCGACTCCGGCACGCTCTCGCCCTTGCTGAAGCGCCTTGAGGCGCTGGGTATGGTGGAGCGTCGCCGGTCGGGGGAGGACGAACGCCGGGTCGCCATCCACCTGACCTCCGCCGGGCGCGCCCTGAGCAGCAGGGCCACCGGGATACCCAAGCACCTCGCTGATGCCGCTGGACTTTCTGCCGACGAGCTTGAGCAGCTCCGCGCCACGCTGGCCAAGCTCACCGCCGCCCTCCACGGCCCGCACTGA
- the sdhA gene encoding succinate dehydrogenase flavoprotein subunit — translation MQVHKYDVVIVGAGGAGMRAAIESGQRARTAVLTKLYPTRSHTGAAQGGMCAALANVEEDNWEWHTFDTIKGGDYLVDQDAAEVMAKEAIDAVLDLEKMGLPFNRTPEGRIDQRRFGGHTRDHGKAPVRRACYAADRTGHMILQTLYQNCVKHNVEFYNEYYVLDLLTVEEDAVREDGTPYKQKRVAGVVSYDLASGELHVFQAKSVVFASGGAGKVFKTTSNAHTLTGDGMGIAFRRGIPLEDMEFFQFHPTGLAGLGILLSEAARGEGAILRNSEGERFMERYAPTIKDLAPRDIVARSMANEVREGRGCGPNKDYVLLDLTHLEPAHIDAKLPDITEFARTYLGVEPYTEPVPVFPTAHYAMGGIPTNITTEVLQDNDTVVPGLYAAGEVACVSVHGSNRLGTNSLLDINVFGKRAGIAAAEYAKTAQFVDLPEDPEAYTIELLDIARNGNGEEKVAVIRKELQDTMDANMQVFRTADTLNQVLNDIASFEERYKRISVQDKGKRFNLDLLEAVELGFLLELAKVMTVAALHREESRGGHFREDFPDRDDDKFMKHSMAYKDDYASADGTGSAEAIAGIRLATKPVVFTRYEPMVRKY, via the coding sequence ATGCAGGTCCATAAGTACGACGTCGTCATCGTCGGTGCCGGTGGCGCTGGCATGCGCGCCGCGATCGAATCCGGTCAGCGCGCCCGCACAGCAGTACTGACCAAGCTCTACCCCACGCGCTCGCACACGGGTGCAGCGCAGGGCGGCATGTGTGCGGCCCTTGCCAATGTCGAGGAAGACAACTGGGAATGGCACACTTTCGACACCATCAAGGGCGGCGACTACCTGGTTGACCAGGACGCCGCTGAAGTCATGGCCAAGGAAGCCATCGACGCCGTGCTGGACCTTGAGAAGATGGGCCTGCCCTTCAACCGCACGCCCGAAGGCCGGATCGACCAGCGACGCTTCGGCGGCCACACACGTGACCACGGCAAGGCCCCTGTCCGCCGCGCCTGCTACGCCGCGGACCGCACCGGCCACATGATCCTGCAGACGCTCTACCAAAACTGCGTCAAGCACAACGTGGAGTTCTACAACGAGTACTACGTCCTGGACCTCCTGACCGTCGAGGAGGACGCTGTCCGTGAGGACGGCACCCCGTACAAGCAGAAGCGCGTTGCGGGTGTGGTCTCCTACGACCTCGCCTCCGGCGAACTGCACGTCTTCCAGGCCAAGTCGGTGGTGTTCGCTTCCGGCGGCGCAGGCAAGGTCTTCAAGACCACCTCCAACGCCCACACCCTCACCGGCGACGGCATGGGCATCGCGTTCCGCAGGGGCATCCCGCTGGAGGACATGGAGTTCTTCCAGTTCCACCCGACAGGCCTCGCGGGCCTGGGCATCCTCCTCTCAGAGGCAGCCCGCGGCGAAGGCGCCATTCTGCGCAACTCGGAGGGTGAGCGCTTCATGGAGCGCTACGCCCCCACCATCAAGGACCTGGCGCCACGTGACATCGTGGCCCGCTCCATGGCCAACGAGGTCCGTGAAGGCCGCGGCTGCGGCCCCAACAAGGACTACGTCCTCCTTGACCTGACCCACCTGGAGCCGGCGCACATCGACGCCAAACTGCCGGACATCACAGAGTTCGCCCGCACCTACCTTGGTGTAGAGCCCTACACCGAGCCCGTCCCCGTATTCCCGACGGCGCACTATGCCATGGGCGGCATCCCCACGAACATCACCACCGAAGTGCTGCAGGACAACGACACCGTGGTTCCCGGCCTCTACGCCGCCGGTGAGGTGGCCTGCGTGTCCGTCCACGGGTCCAACCGCCTGGGCACTAACTCGCTGCTGGACATCAACGTGTTCGGCAAGCGCGCAGGTATTGCCGCCGCTGAATACGCCAAGACAGCACAGTTTGTGGACCTCCCCGAGGATCCGGAAGCCTACACAATTGAGCTGCTGGACATTGCCCGCAACGGCAACGGCGAGGAGAAGGTGGCTGTGATCCGCAAGGAACTCCAGGACACCATGGACGCCAACATGCAGGTGTTCCGCACGGCAGACACGCTCAACCAGGTTCTGAATGACATTGCGTCCTTCGAGGAGCGGTACAAGCGCATCAGCGTCCAGGACAAGGGAAAGCGCTTCAACCTGGACCTGCTTGAAGCTGTGGAACTCGGCTTCCTGCTGGAGCTCGCCAAGGTCATGACCGTGGCTGCCCTGCACCGTGAAGAATCCCGCGGCGGCCACTTCCGCGAGGACTTCCCGGACCGTGACGACGACAAATTCATGAAGCACTCCATGGCGTACAAGGACGACTACGCCTCGGCTGACGGTACGGGATCCGCGGAAGCAATCGCGGGAATCCGTCTGGCCACCAAACCGGTTGTCTTTACCCGCTACGAGCCAATGGTGAGGAAGTACTAA
- a CDS encoding mannose-1-phosphate guanylyltransferase gives MSTDKVTSPDSPLNRFIAVIPAGGVGTRLWPLSRAAAPKFLHDLTGSGSTLLRATYDRLEPLAGKRVLVVTGTAHRAAVCSQLPELQDADLVLESEPKDSGAAIGLAAAILHERDPDTIMGSFAADQVISPVHLFREAVREAIHTAAAGKIVTIGIKPTHPSTGFGYIRAGRGLNIEGAPSAQAVVEFVEKPDEEVAQQYVDSGEYVWNAGMFVAPVALMLKHLEANQPELYQGLQEIARAWDTPERDEVTARVWPTLPKIAIDYAVAEPAAAAGDVAVVPGTFGWDDVGDFASVGRLNSAREVDDVTVIGNGARVFTENASGVVVSDTKRVIALIGIKDVVIVDTGDALLVTTKQHSQRVKAAVDALKASGDFDVL, from the coding sequence ATGAGTACAGACAAAGTGACAAGCCCGGATTCACCCCTGAACCGATTTATCGCGGTCATTCCGGCAGGCGGAGTGGGGACCCGCCTCTGGCCCCTGTCACGTGCAGCAGCTCCCAAGTTCCTTCACGACCTCACGGGTTCGGGCAGCACTTTGTTGCGGGCCACGTATGACCGGCTTGAGCCCCTCGCGGGTAAACGCGTCCTGGTGGTCACCGGAACCGCCCACCGGGCTGCCGTGTGCAGCCAGTTGCCCGAACTTCAGGATGCGGACCTGGTCCTGGAGAGCGAACCAAAGGATTCCGGTGCCGCCATCGGCCTGGCTGCGGCCATCCTGCATGAGCGCGATCCGGACACCATCATGGGGTCGTTCGCAGCAGACCAGGTGATCAGCCCGGTCCATCTTTTCCGGGAAGCAGTCCGGGAGGCCATCCACACCGCTGCCGCCGGAAAGATTGTGACCATCGGCATCAAGCCGACGCACCCCTCCACCGGCTTCGGCTACATCCGTGCCGGGCGCGGGCTCAACATCGAAGGCGCCCCCAGTGCGCAGGCCGTGGTGGAGTTCGTTGAGAAGCCCGACGAAGAAGTTGCCCAGCAGTATGTGGACAGCGGCGAGTACGTCTGGAACGCTGGCATGTTCGTGGCGCCCGTGGCCCTGATGCTGAAGCACCTGGAGGCCAACCAGCCCGAGCTTTACCAAGGGCTGCAGGAGATCGCCCGCGCCTGGGACACCCCTGAACGCGACGAGGTCACAGCCCGCGTGTGGCCCACCCTGCCTAAGATCGCCATTGACTATGCGGTGGCTGAACCCGCGGCCGCGGCCGGGGATGTTGCGGTTGTACCCGGCACTTTCGGATGGGACGACGTCGGGGACTTCGCTTCGGTGGGACGGCTCAACAGTGCACGCGAAGTGGATGACGTCACCGTCATCGGCAACGGCGCCCGCGTGTTCACCGAAAACGCCAGCGGAGTGGTGGTTTCAGACACAAAGCGCGTGATTGCGCTGATCGGCATCAAGGATGTAGTCATTGTGGACACCGGAGATGCCCTGCTGGTGACCACCAAGCAGCACTCCCAGCGGGTCAAGGCCGCCGTGGACGCGCTGAAGGCCAGCGGTGATTTTGACGTTCTCTAG
- a CDS encoding alpha/beta hydrolase family protein — protein MSRSERVSFEGSTGEILSGILDVPEVPVRGWGVFSHGFTLGKDSPAASRMCKALADTGIGMLRFDNLGLGDSAGLWSEGSFSHKVADTVKAAEFMRAQDKTISLLVGHSFGGAAVLSAARQIPELDAVATVAAPFSPKHVAHVFDAALDKILSEGSAEVDLGGKRVEIRKHFVEDLENADLTDCIRQLHKPLMVLHSPTDNTVGIENASTIFQTARHPRNFVSLEGSDHLLTGKGQAARAARIISAWADQYLDAGK, from the coding sequence GTGTCCCGTTCCGAAAGAGTCAGCTTCGAAGGATCCACCGGGGAGATCCTGTCCGGCATCCTGGACGTCCCGGAGGTGCCGGTCAGAGGCTGGGGAGTCTTCTCCCACGGCTTCACGCTGGGCAAGGACAGCCCCGCCGCTTCACGGATGTGCAAGGCATTGGCGGACACCGGCATAGGCATGCTGCGTTTTGACAACCTGGGCCTGGGCGATTCCGCCGGTCTTTGGTCCGAGGGCTCCTTCAGCCACAAGGTGGCCGACACGGTAAAGGCCGCCGAATTCATGCGCGCCCAGGACAAGACGATCTCCCTGCTGGTGGGCCATTCGTTCGGCGGCGCCGCCGTGCTTTCAGCCGCCCGGCAAATCCCCGAGCTCGACGCCGTTGCCACCGTCGCTGCCCCGTTCTCGCCCAAGCATGTGGCACACGTCTTCGACGCCGCCCTGGACAAGATCCTCAGCGAGGGCAGCGCCGAAGTGGACCTCGGCGGCAAGCGGGTGGAGATCCGCAAGCACTTTGTGGAGGACCTGGAGAACGCAGACCTCACCGACTGCATCAGGCAGCTCCACAAACCACTCATGGTGCTGCACTCCCCCACGGACAACACGGTGGGCATCGAAAACGCCAGCACCATTTTCCAGACGGCCCGTCACCCGCGGAACTTCGTCTCGCTCGAAGGCAGCGACCACTTGCTGACCGGCAAGGGCCAGGCGGCCCGGGCGGCCAGGATCATCTCTGCCTGGGCCGACCAATACCTCGACGCCGGGAAGTAA